In Vigna unguiculata cultivar IT97K-499-35 chromosome 3, ASM411807v1, whole genome shotgun sequence, a single genomic region encodes these proteins:
- the LOC114176472 gene encoding uncharacterized protein LOC114176472, whose amino-acid sequence MRYVEDKGCYNNHGPTQEIPNNSAVYSEFNKGKDATRIPHHHRTTMGKPTPSKWDDAQKWLVGLSKGGEKSHSKNRPRNSNADDLRLIAPVPQKEHDYSSSEKEEEDIDASHELVTTSSSNAIVAQYEADAKRVECDESNWRNSIKPSENTIQVQSICFRDMGTEMTPIASQEPSRTGTPIRATTPATRSPIHSGTSTPIRGQNGLQVVEGDRDTVRYSAEGSTSPCKRIEDQARKLSPLESRAMAWDEAERAKYMARFKREEVKIQAWENHQIRKAEMEMKKMEVKADRMKALAQERFANKLASTKRVAEEKRANAQVKLNDKALRTTERVEYIRRTGHVPSSFSFNFKLRSMCW is encoded by the exons ATGAGATACGTAGAAGACAAAGGGTGCTATAACAATCATGGACCAACACAAGAGATCCCAAATAACAGTGCTGTGTATTCAGAGTTTAACAAAGGAAAGGATGCTACTCGTATCCCCCACCACCATCGAACAACTATGGGAAAACCAACCCCTTCTAAGTGGGATGATGCACAAAAGTGGCTTGTGGGATTGTCAAAAGGAGGAGAGAAAAGTCACTCCAAAAACAGGCCAAGAAACTCAAACGCAGATGATTTGAGACTGATAGCTCCTGTGCCACAGAAGGAGCATGATTACTCAAGTAGTGAGAAGGAAGAGGAAGACATTGATGCATCTCATGAGTTGGTCACCACTTCTAGTTCCAATGCCATTGTTGCTCAATATGAAGCTGATGCCAAAAGGGTAGAATGTGACGAGTCAAATTGGAGAAACAGTATTAAGCCTTCAGAAAACACAATCCAGGTCCAATCAATATGTTTCAGAGACATGGGGACTGAGATGACACCAATTGCTAGTCAAGAGCCTTCAAGAACTGGCACCCCAATTAGAGCCACAACTCCTGCAACTAGAAGCCCTATTCATTCAGGGACCTCAACTCCAATAAGGGGTCAAAATGGGTTGCAAGTTGTTGAGGGTGACCGTGACACTGTTAGGTACAGTGCAGAAGGATCAACAAGCCCCTGCAAGAGGATTGAAGATCAAGCTAGAAAGTTGAGTCCTCTAGAAAGCCGAGCAATGGCTTGGGATGAGGCAGAACGTGCCAAATACATGGCCAG GTTCAAGCGTGAAGAGGTGAAGATTCAAGCTTGGGAAAATCACCAGATTAGAAAAGCTGAAATGGAGATGAAAAAAATGGAG GTGAAAGCTGATAGAATGAAAGCTTTGGCACAAGAAAGGTTTGCAAATAAACTGGCTTCGACTAAGAGGGTAGCTGAAGAGAAACGTGCAAATGCACAGGTGAAGCTGAATGACAAGGCTTTGAGGACTACCGAAAGGGTAGAGTATATACGTCGAACAGGACATGTgccttcttctttctctttcaactTTAAGTTGCGTTCCATGTGTTGGTAG